One region of Triticum aestivum cultivar Chinese Spring chromosome 6B, IWGSC CS RefSeq v2.1, whole genome shotgun sequence genomic DNA includes:
- the LOC123134683 gene encoding transcription factor bHLH94, with translation MALEAVVFSKGFFGRCAMAAEGVGGGGGFWGGNGHGHGGGMDLDGSNAHCGAAVASTEAPEGSSSLPALPPPGHGGDRGDADDGAVGAASASGAAGRRKRRRARSVKNIEEAESQRLTHIAVERNRRRQMNEYLGVLRSLMPASYVHRGDQASIIGGAINYVKELEQLVQSLEAHRHAPLRDDCPVSGDVSTAVVPFADFFTFPQYTMSVRHAPEAAAATAEAADALADDGRGNAADGDTTSGSKQSAVADIEVTIVESHASLKVLSRRRPRQLLRIVAGLQGHRLAVLHLNATSAGHMALYCLSLKVEDDCRLSSVDDIAAAVHRIVETIEREEEEEQRQQQSCT, from the exons ATGGCGTTGGAGGCCGTGGTGTTCTCGAAAGGGTTCTTCGGGCGCTGCGCCATGGCTGCCGAAGGAGTTGGAGGAGGCGGTGGGTTTTGGGGCGGGAATGGCCACGGGCACGGCGGTGGCATGGACTTGGACGGAAGCAACGCCCATTGCGGCGCCGCCGTTGCGAGCACCGAAGCCCCGGAAGGAAGTTCCTCCTTGCCGGCGCTGCCGCCGCCGGGGCACGGAGGTGACCGTGGAGACGCGGACGACGGTGCCGTGGGCGCGGCGTCGGCATCAGGTGCGGCAGGGAGGAGGAAGCGGCGAAGAGCGAGGAGCGTGAAGAACATTGAGGAGGCGGAGAGCCAGCGGTTGACCCACATCGCCGTCGAGCGCAACCGCCGCAGGCAAATGAACGAGTACCTTGGCGTGCTCCGGTCCCTCATGCCGGCCTCCTATGTGCACAGG GGCGACCAGGCATCCATAATTGGCGGCGCGATCAACTACGTCAAGGAGCTGGAGCAGCTAGTTCAATCCCTGGAGGCGCACCGGCACGCCCCCCTCCGCGACGACTGTCCCGTCAGCGGCGACGTCTCCACCGCTGTGGTGCCCTTCGCAGACTTCTTCACCTTCCCGCAGTACACGATGAGCGTCCGCCACGCAcctgaggccgccgcagccacagcAGAAGCAGCAGACGCACTCGCGGACGACGGCAGAGGCAATGCAGCCGACGGCGACACGACGTCGGGCTCGAAGCAGTCGGCCGTGGCGGATATCGAGGTGACCATCGTGGAGAGCCACGCGAGCCTGAAGGTGCTGTCGCGGCGGCGGCCGAGGCAGCTGCTGAGGATCGTGGCGGGGCTGCAGGGCCACCGGCTCGCCGTGCTGCACCTCAACGCCACCAGCGCCGGCCACATGGCCCTCTACTGCCTCAGCCTCAAG GTGGAAGACGACTGCCGGCTCTCGTCGGTGGATGACATCGCCGCGGCGGTCCACCGCATCGTCGAGACGATCgagcgtgaggaggaggaggaacagcgCCAGCAGCAGAGCTGTACGTAG